The Paenibacillus mucilaginosus 3016 genome includes the window TCATCTGCGAAGACATAACCTTCTGCTGCAGATACGTGGTTAAAGCGGCGAGAAGCGGAAGAATATAATAAGGATCCTTCGTTCCAAGCTGCATCCACAGGAACGAGTGGGTTCCGATTTCGGTATTACGCATAATGGCATTATACAGGGCGATCAGAATCGGCATTTGAACGAGCACGGGCAGACAGCCGGCCAGCGGGTTGACGCCTTCCTTCTGGAACAGCTTCATGGTCTCTTCCTGCTGTTTCTTCGGATCGTCCTTATACTTGTCCTTGATTTTCTTCATCTCCGGCTGCAGATCCTGCATCCGCTTCGAGCTGCGGTACTGCTTCAGGGTCAGAGGGAGGATAATGAAGCGGATAATAATCGTAACGACGAGGATCGACAGTCCGTACGAACCCCACATCAGATCCGCGAACCAATCCAGTGCACTCGATAAAGGGCCTACTGCGAACCGGTCCCACATGC containing:
- the yidC gene encoding membrane protein insertase YidC; this translates as MTRRSLQYIPFFAVFLLLAGCSPANAPIDPANSMWDRFAVGPLSSALDWFADLMWGSYGLSILVVTIIIRFIILPLTLKQYRSSKRMQDLQPEMKKIKDKYKDDPKKQQEETMKLFQKEGVNPLAGCLPVLVQMPILIALYNAIMRNTEIGTHSFLWMQLGTKDPYYILPLLAALTTYLQQKVMSSQMNPQMQSLMFIFPILIFVMAMNFASALPLYWVYSNIFTIVQSYFLYRQPKDGSVKK